A part of Octopus sinensis linkage group LG7, ASM634580v1, whole genome shotgun sequence genomic DNA contains:
- the LOC115214311 gene encoding uncharacterized protein LOC115214311, with the protein MIDPAGQAEPTTICSDVMNDQEIRQETWKFFDLIPQTNTNEVAITWLAKHRLISNCVKCSTCSNLCTLVDHPEDIDGKRWKCDLDSFTQSVRIGSIFEDSDVSLTTFIWLMYMWSREHLNSEIAHETKVNVNTIDDLCQYIRELLEGFLEDHPTELGDDPPEIGGFDSQTGKPKVVEIDVTTISKPKPNGKKHVKGYKVFGGIERGSEKCFLVPIEHRNKEAFEAAIVRWVLPGTHIVSGVWAEYLQISQIQQGIYTHDYINLIERDSENQTSDIDRMWLRVKGKLRRKHLTSDKAVFQSLLAEFIWRSHFKKDNKFAALIYCITHLYKV; encoded by the exons ATGATTGATCCTGCCGGACAAGCAGAGCCAACAACAATATGCAGTGATGTCATGAATGACCAAGAAATTCGACAAGAAACATGGAAATTCTTTGATCTAATCCCCCAAACTAACACAAATGAAGTAGCAATTACATGGTTAGCCAAACACCGGCTAATTAGCAATTGCGTGAAGTGTTCCACCTGTAGCAATTTATGTACACTGGTCGATCATCCGGAAGATATTGACGGAAAGAGATGGAAATGTGATCTGGACTCCTTCACTCAGTCAGTCCGCATCGGATCGATTTTTGAGGATAGTGACGTCTCACTGACAACATTTATATGGCTTATGTATATGTGGTCCAGAGAGCATCTAAATTCTGAAATAGCTCACGAAACAAAAGTCAATGTAAACACTATCGATGATTTGTGTCAGTATATCCGAGAATTATTGGAAGGATTCTTAGAAGACCATCCGACTGAATTAGGTGACGACCCACCGGAGATAGGCGGTTTCGATTCACAAACTGGTAAACCAAAAGTCGTCGAAATAGATGTGACCACAATTTCCAAACCTAAACCTAACGGGAAAAAACATGTGAAAGGATATAAGGTTTTTGGAGGAATTGAACGAGGAAGTGAAAAATGTTTTCTAGTGCCAATTGAACATCGAAATAAAGAAGCTTTCGAAGCTGCAATTGTTCGTTGGGTTTTGCCAG gTACTCACATTGTGTCAGGTGTTTGGGCTGAATACCTTCAAATTAGTCAAATCCAACAAGGCATATATACTCACGACTATATAAATCTAATTGAAAGAGATTCAGAAAATCAAACCAGTGATATTGACAGGATGTGGCTTAGAGTCAAGGGAAAATTGCGCCGGAAACATCTAACTAGTGACAAAGCTGTATTTCAGTCTCTCTTAGCTGAATTTATTTGGCGGTCTCACTTTAAGAAGGATAATAAATTTGCTGCTTTAATTTACTgtatcacacatttatataaagtataa